A window of Tachypleus tridentatus isolate NWPU-2018 chromosome 7, ASM421037v1, whole genome shotgun sequence genomic DNA:
TATCGTGATATCCAACTAGTAGAAGAATCTGCACATTTTCGAATACCAATTTACTTcttatttattacatctttgaAATGTAAAATTGGAAATATTGTGAACGCATATTAGGAAACGGTGCTGTAAACgtttgaattttgtttgtatCTGGAATCGCAAAAGAGAGTGCAGGAAATAAAACCTCAGGTTCTCGAAGAGTTGTAGGAAAGCAAGCGTTGGGATTAGTTGGATAGTAAGAAGTGGTATGATTTCTGGTCGACTTTGAGGTTAATGTTGAAAGAAATCTCTACTGAACAGGTACCTCTTTGAGAAATGAGGGACAGTATGTCgtcttttgaaataatttttattatactttcctGGTGGGATTAGTACCAAGTGATGGAACCCTGTCGTCTAAAGTAGAATAAACTTTTCCAATTTCCTTTGGTGATGACGTTAAATAGTTTTATCGAACTTCTATACAATTCTTGTCTTTGCACTCTCGAAGCCACGACTCTGGGGTGATTATTTTTTCAGCAGCATTGCTGTTTATCTTGTGCAATGTTTCCTGGAAATGAGGGTGCATCGGAAGATGCTTTGGGTTTCTTTACAAAAACGTTCATTTTGTATTGGTTGAGACATTTGTTGCCACAGAAACGTAAAGCGGTTTCACCGTTTTCTAGGGTGACGTAATTCATCACGTGCCTGATATGCTTATACCAATCACACGTCTTCTTTTTCTTGAACGATGCTCTGCGACATTGAATAAAGCACACTTCGCTACTTTCCGTACTGCTTCTAAgcgttaacactcctacgaaaagtggggcctaatttaaatgaaattgccaaaatacaaaattattagcctaatattaataacctttcaagttgctctggggcctattaggccccacttttcgtaggagtgttaatagcTTTGTTACACCAATCACAGGAGGCGTAGCTCGAAGACGACGTTGACCGATCTAAAACcaaaacataaatatcttatttgtctgttttgtttCCAACCTAAACTTTCTAGCCATCTATTGATCACAATGGTATTTATAGCTTCAATATTGTTCTTCAggattaataattatttcagaagAAGCTAAATATTTATTTGGCGTTCACTCAATTAAgccaaaataaatcataataattaaatagaaaattatgcaaaataatttaaaaacttatttttttcataaattttttgaTGTAATTAAAATCTTAAGGTGGTTTCGGTAGGAAATTAATGTCATTGGAACGTTAAAACGGTTTTGGAAGATGTTTTatcgttttttttaaaattaaaacggGTTTAATAGGATATTTAtggttttgaattaattttaaaatattttagtaggaGGTTTATGGTTGGTTGAATATTAAAGCAGTTTTAGAAGAAATTTTATGAGTTTGGGTGTTTTAATGCGGTTTCAATAGGAGAGTTATGGCTATTACGATGTTAAAACGTTATTGGAAAGAGTTTTATGGTTTAGGATGATACGTAATTTAATACAAACCTTTATTTAGTTAGATAATTACTGAgaatcatgaaataatttaataaataactggCATAGAAATAAATTGAGAAtaagttttattaacatatcttaatgaaatattttaatacgatatatatacatatatgtgtgtgcacGTGTGCATGTTTTaaggttaatatatataataaatgattCGACAGAAAGTTCCTAAAGTGGCGAAATTATAGAAGACCGCAGcatctacagggtgttcgaaaagtcactgtgcagttttgtaatcatatgttattatatttcagattttgatcccaatatggttttaacatctgaagaacgtgtatggctcgtcgaacacgtatttcgagaaggtggtagatacacagatgtggtgcgacagcgatttgctgaaaaattctcagatacacctgttccatatcacaataaatatattagtgcacagtgactttccgaacaccctgtattataaaCTGTGCAAGAAACGTGGATGTGCGTTGGGGAAACCTAATTATCCATTTTGGGGAGAATATTGTTAAACGGAATGTCTTAAAAAGAACTTACATGATACCAGGTTCAAGACtttgggcatggccaggtggttaaggcactcgacttgtaatatgagggtcgcgggttcgaattcccgtcacaccgaacgtgctcaccctttcagccatatgggtgttataatgtgaaggctatttccactattcgttagtaaaagagtagcccaaaagttgatggtgggtgatgatggctagctgcctttcctccagtcttacacccctaaattatggatggttagcacagatagccctcgtgtagctttatgcaaaactcaaaaacaaacaaacaaacaaacagccgtCACGTGGCATTGccattttaattatgaaatatacatttctgtttatatgtttaaaatattccttaCGAGCCTAAACAACTTTCCACTATTGACTCACTATGTAATATTTATGACACTGGGCAGTAGGTTTATTTGCACGAAATAAGACCTTCATGGCGAGCGGtatctttatatgtttttaaagctGCTCAACGAGCTGTATATATATTATGCTAATTACAGGAATCGTGTCCTCAATGTTATTTATGTAAGTGTGTGATGGTTGCAGCAGTTGGAAGAATACAAGTAGAATGAAGGTAAATAGATGACAAACTTAACAGTGGCTGGGAGGAAATAAATAGAAACTGGAATTACAATGAACATGCAGGGAAAAAGACGGACAAAGTAACAATTTTCAAAAGCAAGTTTCAAAAGTGACAAAGTTTCAAAGAgacacaagaaaaataaaagctgCAAATAGAAGGTAAAGGCTTGTTCGTTTGTTTGCACAGTGAGCTCTCTGCGCTGTTTTCACAACGAGCGTCGAAtccagatttttagcgttgtaagaaaagaaaaaagagcaTTAGGAACATTACTtttaatgaagttataaatattgtataattatgaTTATTCTATTTTATGTTTACAATGTTTGTGTTGCTGTTCTTATGAAGCTTACAGTAAAGTATATCAGCTCTAATCAAGCACTTTATTACTATAAATAACGTCTCAGACGATGCTGTATTGGTCGCTTCTACAATAAGCTTGAAAAGTCCTGGTAATGGAAGAAAGGCCTCTAGAACACAGGACATTCATTTTCGCTTGGATCGTATTCGTAATAATGAAGTTAATATGATGTTTGGTAGAAAGCGAAATAACAAATTACTTCCTGTTTGCAGCTAATACACAACACGTGTTCTCGGATAAAATTCAAACTACTGTCCTTATACAGTGGTGTTGTCATCACTGGGCGAAATATGCAGTTACTTATTCATTATGAAGCTAAACTATGTTTTAGAAGTACGTTGCGGAGAAGACCCTGTTTTTGTTCTTGGGTACTGTCTTCAGgagctaattattttaattaatggagGACTCTATCTGATCACAATTTAAGTTGTGAAATTAAACTTCATCgaagttgttttagttttaataacggattgtccataattcagctacgcaagtttcaaaaataatattcattttgtatatcatgtaagaattttttttataaatttgaagGAAAAACAACTGttacttaaatcaaattattatttcatttagtacaaagaacattttttattaatatgtttggtaacaaatatacaaacaaactgaagaaaatggaAGAACACTGATGTCTAACTGATATGTATCCTTATTCATCctgatatttgtttgtaaaatctatgtattttagtctcaaaactacgtgTTGCGGTCTTTCTTTTAAGTTTAGTGTCTGGAGTATCTCGTTTCAATGACCATCAGTAATTAGTCATCATGATGATGTTCTAACTTCCCTGATACAGCCCTTCGATTtccctgatgtcttgatgaaaaCTTTCCCCTTTGTTCTTCTCACCAAGATTTTCAGGGAAATATACAATGTGTGAACGTAAGAAACGAACTTTCAAGTTCATATTTCAACTCGTTGAATTTACCGAGCatgttattgataatatttttataatttaaatcctTATTGTTAcctaaaaatttaataacatctttaaaagCAATCCACGCTTCTTGTTCAACTTAActcattgactgtttgtttgctccattattaagcacgaagctatacaaacagttatctgtgctttgcccaccacgggtattgaaacccggtttctagcaatatacTTCCACAGACACAtaactgtgccactggggaactcCTCACTGTCCTTTCTAACTGTTCATCCGAAGTCACTTTCCAAACTTGAGACCTAACAAAAACCctttctttgaaaataataattctgATGGAAGAATAAGCTGCCTTCATTTGAGTTACCTCAATCTTACTATAACGGATGTAGCTAGTATGTATATTATCCATGTATGACCTaaagcataaatacactgtgccgccatctattaaataacaccaCAAACACAAATCCATGAAAGATTTTACAGTTTGAGTATTCTAAATTCGAACacttagaaaaataactgtggtatgtgAAACAagcatttctttataacaaaaagGTACTCTCCTTAAAACAACAACGCAACCGCCACTAAAActgtactttataaaaaaattgtatataatttactaaataaatggagttttttaaaaaaacaactgtttttcaaCAAAGAGTACcacttttaatacatataaacacCGCAATTTATTACAGCACAATCTGTATACTTTTATAATGCagtacttcccagaaaaaaaatgaccattttagaaaatgttctttttttctaatttttttatacgATGTAAgaatattacaatttataacaactaGCATAAACAGCCACCTGTAACTACAATTTGTAACTACTAGCATAAACAGCTACCTGTAACTACAATTTGTAACTACTAGCATAAACAGCTACCTGTAACTACAATTTGTAACTACTAGCATAAACAGCTACCTGTAAGGTgatatttctgttattaatacaatattaacacaaattttttttttctgtatggcTTATATGTCTTGTACTTTTATAACTTATGTTTCTGACTATTacaacatggccaagcgcgtaaggcgtgctactcgtaatctgagggtcgcgggttcgcgcccgcgtcgcgctaaacatgctcgccctcccagccgtggggggtgtataatgttacggtcaatcccactattcgctggtaaaagagtagcccaagagttggcggtgtgtggtgatgactagctgccttccctctagtcttacactgctaaattagggacggctagcacagatagccctcgagtagctttgtgcgaaattccaaaattcAAATCAGACTATTACAAAACctagaatatataattttcacttgtttttgacccatacaaacataaaatgtgtaattcaaatttatttttaattagttcaaACATAAAATAAGGCAGCATGGTCTAATGGTTGGTGCTTTGGATTAGTAGCTGAAAAGCTACTGATTCAAGACTAAGTCATGACGCAATGGCTTATCATCCTAAATAAATGTGTCAACAGTCTCATCCATTTGTGTCGCATTAAACTGGAGTTAGCCACTAAATGGCTTTCAAGCGAAAAGGATGAACGTACGACCCtcaaatacttaatttttataacttatattttaattattataaacctaAATCGTGTAAGTCTATAACTTACACCGTAACTATTAAGTATTCAACACAGTGTTTTTGCGGAATATAGACGGTATTGGAATTGAAATTTTCAATTTGAATGTCACCCATACCTAATGTGCACGTGGGCAAAACGGCTGCATCAGACACTCCTAGATTCAGGTATGGCCATTCTTAATTATTAACTACTGATAGAAGAAGAGAAATCAGCCAGTAGCGTCCTCGTCGCAAGGGTTTTGTCTGGTTCTTTGAAGAGAATAAGGGATTggttgtcacttttataactcgCATACATCTTGACTAGAGAAGCATGTTACACAGTTTAGGGTAACACCGAATCTTTTGATTTACAGTCCGATTAACTAACCATAAGCCACGCTTAGCCTGTGCTCTGTTCCTAATTAAAAATTCGCCTCCCAgtaactcagcggtatgtctgcggacttacaatgctaaaaaccgggtttcgatacccgtggcgggcagagcacagatagcctattgtgtagctttgtgtttaattaaaaaaacaaacaacatcattAAAAATTCCTGTAGATGAttgtaacagaatataataacCACTATTCCCTGGCGTAGGGAATCTATTAaccactctctctctctctctaggtgcttgggtatatatatttgtataccaggagagtcaggtacactagacctcttcctccttccattacttagttggaatgaactgattaatacatttagagtaaatacaaaatggctgaagtaatatcataactttaaatctggtccttttcaggacaatgtccatttatattgttctttcattttttaaataagtctagaacgtaggtggcctgttttattttagcactattttattattattattttaaatttgattttatcttaaagatctgatgtacaagtttaacggggagaggtgttttggtctctcttcatcatatatgcaatatctgtctagttcacataacaactcatttttttgccaatttttatcaaaatattttattgtactatgtagaattctatctggtattgttttcgtatttgagtaattgtgcatgaattttgaggaagtggtttttaggtactctgtatgctgatgtaattagtgtattttgtaatctttggagtttggtttgtaattgtttttcacttacgttaatccatgcaggagctgcatagtctattacaggtctaatgtatgtcttgtatattttaaggatgttttcaggtgttgttcCACAATTTTTACCAGCTAGACTCCtaacatagtttattcttcgccaaattttagtttttatgttatttacatgttttatccaggtaagtttagaatcatttGTTAGctctaaaaattttgcagatgtaacAGTCTGGAGAAGCTCTCCGTTCATGTAGATCTTGGGGGTTGTACTTTTTGATGTTTCACTGATTctgaaaatatcactaattgtgtctttgctgtgtttattttaattctatatttttggcagtattcacacaatctgtttagttgtggttgtaagttagtggctgctacTCCTGGtgttggggcacttttccaaattgctacattaTCAGCAAACTGTGACGAGTATCCATGatttgggtctttaagtggcatattaatTAGATACATGATCAAGAtaataggactaaccacccctctATTAACCACCAGATCGCTCAATTCGCTATTTGTAAGTCGCGGGATATCGAAACACGTTCTGGAACACTCTCTCCCCTTTGAGGCATTGGGCGTTGTAATTTATGGCCAGTTCCACTTTCCATTGGTAGAGAGCAGCTTAACAGTTGACGGTAGTTAATGTAGACTAGCTATCCTCCCTctagttttcactgctaaacCAGGAATGACTAGCACAGGTAGCCGTCACTTTATGCAACAATCGAGAAACAAGCAAATTCTTGGGGCTGTATATGTcaacttgaaaatatttatcattctatTTAATCCAACACGCATTTCGATTTAGACTTTCAGGCAAGactttttataaatttgaaattgtttttattctttctatGCCTAAAGGTAGTCTTCAGATGAACAAACAGGCACCAACTTGGatcaagaaacaagaaataattccACACATGGAATGCAATTACAGCATAGTAAGCAAACCTAGATAAAACAAGGCTTAAAGATCTGGAGATATTCTGGTCATCTTCAgaatattgtatttctttttagtTGCCTTACACCACCATCGCGGTTTGCTATTTGCTAAAGACTCCTTTGTAATAACGGGAGTCTAAAATTGTCAACTGTGCACGGATGAGTGTGTTCGAAAGGAAATACAAAAATTTGAATATTCAACAAGACCAGATCTCATGAGGAGGTAACTAATGCTTCCGGGTCAGGCCAGTTTTGGCTACTTGAACACCTGCTTGTATGAACACCCATATTTTGATTTTCGCgtagaaacatttattattgaaCAATTTACGgtccagaaaaaaataacaaaaaaataagagTTTATGTTTTTGTTCCATCTTAGAACTGcaagatagtttgtttgttttgaatttcgcacaaaggtactcgagggctatctgtgctaaccgtctctaatttagcagtgtaagactagagggaaggcagctagtcatcaccgcccaccgccaactcttgggctactcttttaccaacgaatagtgggattgaccgtcccattataacgcccccactgctgaaagtgaaagcgataataatgtcattgtgcatcaggtgtagatacacgtaacacagaagagttaacttaaaaagccttagaacgaaactCACGGTCAGAGCAGGCGATAGTAATGTTATCTtcacattgacaatactatcgcttgctttggctgTCAGTGTCGTTCTAAGACTTTTTAACGATTTTatggtatagcagaaaaatcaaaacttatgtttacatatgttttcaatgtgacgcttttgcctgcttccgagagcaaatcaaattgaagcgaggctctaacatagacaagctcgcatttcatcatcgacttcgcaaaaccacgaagatgcaaatgaaagcagaaattcaactgcttttgaactgattgcaggatatgaatttttaatggagatccaaaactcatccaagctcttttcgtgaaacaatgactgataaaatttgtcattttgtaaatcaatgatctgttcttcctcctcagttgtaagatttgttgtctcattgattccgaatggataggtcacccagttatattcgtcgacagtaagtgacgggaagtaatgttttagtgcggactgtaggtcgcttaatgtgttcaaaatttgagacaattttcttctttgacggacattcgttaacagaaggaaaacaatcaaggactcctttcgagatgTTATTCCTCCACAGTGTCACCTTTTTATCGAAGACCTTCAGTTTGGATGTTACAGtcataatgttttcagatggtccttggacacttaagttcagagaattcaatttgtcaaacaagtcggagagaaattgaaccttcagccaccagatctcatcatgaaaagaaaattcaaaacctgcttcctcaacctccaagaaagaaattacttcagttttcagTTGGAAaagacgctttaacacctgtcctttcgaaagccatcgaacttcagtgtgatacagtagctttttgtagtctgaatccatcgcctcacagatAAGAGAGgaaagtcgagattgaagtggccgagacttgatgaaattcaccacttgaataacttgattcataacagactgctaATCTTTCGACAAAGATTTGAAGGCGAGCGCCTCTCTGTGAACCATGCAGTGAACAATCATCCTAATGTTTGAATTTTATTGGCGTaccagagtgacgaatcccttcttttttccttaTATTTAAGGACAGCCAccggtgcaaacgctgacacagttatttcaatgtaatttgaagagcaaaatgttttcattcaccaactcgaaaatgacTTGGCTTTTCGCTGTACTTTtaaaatctttgcaaaataagtattcgtttacgatttttccatcttttatgaatcgaacaaaagccagaacttgagcttttccactaacgtcagtagattcatcaacttgaagagaccacaacagagacaattcatcttcaggcgcttcgaagtgttcgcaaacttgatccttcaaatccgacaAGTTTACAAGTGTCTCTTTAGTTTGTtaggaacaagcgcctcgttcgataaagctgcattgcagagtaggcagaatggtaattgagaatgttccgattccaaagcaataaaaccgtattcgaagtatttgtttttgtacattcatttgattccttgcttttgattcaacacattttcctttgcagcaccagacttacttaaacgtttttccatggataaatgataaagctaattcatacaagatgagcacgaagttctgcagttggTATAAAATTCCTATCTGcagcgtagtagctgtagcttactgcagaatgagaacgtgttccaaaaacagtttgattgtttgatgtaTCATTTATGATGTACGAAGCGCTTGCTGCGCCACAAAATTTAACTAACAGTCGagtatgaaatttaaatatcaacttctcagtgctcgagttcaatgaaaaccatcgaattttttggaaggtttcagagtgtctctatagtagcttttattaactgatgtgttcgacttgcttgtaaaatcccaagaaaatttaatgtgtttcaaaaacaccgcggCACTCAGGTTGAAAATcactggactagagggaagacagtcaaTCAGCAGCATTAGTCGCtacaaggattttttttttaatttcgcccaaagctacacgagagctatctgctctagccgtccctaatttagcagtataagactagagggaaggcagctagtcatcaccacccaccgccaacgcttggtctactcttttaccaacaaatagttggattgaccgtcgaattataacgccaccacggctgaaagggcgagcatgtttggtgcgacgaagattcgaacttGTGATCCTCGGATTAaatggaacgccttaacccatctggccaggccgggcctccATTAAGAGAACTGGAAGAAAATCAAAACGTTGATATGGCCGTTTAGAAATATTTCCAATTGTAATTTGGATGAGATAAGTGGTTGATTTATGTAACGAAGTAACGAATCCTAAAAATGGTCAATTTATCATTCAAGAATATTAGATTTAATCCactttcttcaaaaggtaaattaTTTCTATTAACCCAGTGAACTTTCCTTCGAACAATTATCAATTAATTATCCAATTTTCAGGTGGTTCTAATACCTGAAATCTGCGCCACATAATACTACTAATAATTTGATTAAGAagtaatatttttccttttaatgataaaaaaggtTGAAAACGCTTCTAAGTTGTAATAGATTTATAGCATTTACCTTTCAGTTCGTCCCGGTTTCTCTAAATCCACACCAAGAAATCTTCTCTGGGTttccactagaaaaataactctctTAGCCACTGTGACATCTGTTTAGCCACAATTTTAGGCTGCCCAAAACTGTGTGGTGCATAACCTTTGATATGCATCTGTTCCATGcagtaaaaaatagttgtaattatgtgaaaatctacaagacattaagttttgtactatttttttattcccCAGTTATCTTCCCcgccaaaaaaaacaacaaaataaacatgataaagaggaaaataaagagaaacatttctcaaaataacacagaaacaaaaaaatgactTCAAACTAGAATACGGTAGCATGactagtaagtagataaatccaatgacagctcttcagccaaatcattctcaacagaaGATGTGGTAGAAGTTGACACTTGAGGTTCAGAAACACAATTCTTCAACAGGGAATGGTACCCACGTCCGTTTTTGTGAGTGATCCAGTATCTGAATGCAAACTCgaagttaaaatgatctaaaggtttggacttcatggataagttcagtaacatttctgtcttggccACAGATAGACTGCTCCTGgcatctgttttgatgctgttggaCCTGCTAATTCTCCGCTCACAGTAACTagatgtaactggaattattaatccaattgctgcaagctgagacagatttggaaaaggtTGACGGGTTTGGTGGATGTATTCCTTGTAGAAatttttcatgtttctgttttcGTGAGCATCCTGTTCCATTATGTTCCTTAGTAGCAGCCATTCAGTTAGTCCCTCATCCTCATTGACGAAAGATGAGTAGTGCTGGATGAGTTTTTTCAGATCATTCTCATCAGATTCTGCTCTGCTGTGAAatgggctaaatattgaaaaaaaatggtATGATGCTAATGTCTGGGAATGCTACTTGTAGTCTTGTGACCACCACTTCAACAAATGACTCAGCAGTTGATCTGTACTTTCACGTTATTTATCAATATCGTTGATGTCATGGCCTCTGTAAGAAGTGTAACTACTGGCATCAGGAGCTTGTGGGAGTTCCTTCAGTGCAGTCTGTGTGTAAGGACCAGGGATGTGTACCAGCAACTGAAATgacccatcaataattgctttagcctgatcataagataaatcaACTCTCTGTAGAGATCTTCACAAAAGTCCAAGAATGTCAACAGCGTCAGCCAAAACGTGTGTCATCATGACAAAGTtgtaacatgacatttgctgGACTAGACCATGTAGCAAGGCTCGGCCTGGAGTACCACGTTCCATTGCTATGATCTGCAGGCAGCTTATCACAGATACAATACAGTTGACTAGTGCTTGGACAgaatcattaaaagagagccatcgtgtgaagaacacttgcttgattttgttgcttttctctccATGCAATGCTTTGCTCTCTTCCAGAACCCGACACAACTTGAgagaatatttcaggctttttgcaaactggttcaaaactgaaatgtacttcacaagGTATGGCACCTGGTTTGCTGCCTTTTCAGCTACCAACTGTAATCTGTGTGCCAAACAATAACTTGTTATCATCCAGGGCATTCCTCCTTAAAATTTGTAGCAACACCTGTTTTAATTCCCACCATGACATTTGCACCATCGGTTGCAAGTCCAGccaagtcaacatcaaacaatcctcGATCTGCCATGACTGAGCGCATTGTGTTGTAGATAGAATCAGCCCCAGTGTTGGTCAGCTCACACACAGCAAGGAATCGACTTGTAACCTCacctaatgatgaaagatacctgatataaattatcagtatataGGTGTTTCCTGCATCAGTTGCTTCATCTGCTTTAAGAGCAAAAAATGGGAAAGGCGATGCCCCAAAGTCTGTCTGCATTTCATCCtgaactacatgatttagggCACTATATATATCATCCAGAGACTGGCTGTGGGTGTATATGAAGCTCTCTGTTCCACTTTGTGactgagtctgtagtttctttagagaggtcactccctgttaaaacatatataagaacGTGAGTTTTGAAATAAGACCACCAATTTacgtaataaacaaagatatttggaagagttgg
This region includes:
- the LOC143257260 gene encoding uncharacterized protein LOC143257260 — encoded protein: MSTAAVNVYVGCKGGIQTQMATLLVQAKDAIPTVKFHSLLSLQVFNGVTSLKKLQTQSQSGTESFIYTHSQSLDDIYSALNHVVQDEMQTDFGASPFPFFALKADEATDAGNTYILIIYIRYLSSLGEVTSRFLAVCELTNTGADSIYNTMRSVMADRGLFDVDLAGLATDGANVMVGIKTGVATNFKEECPG